TGCACGTTTAAATCTGGAATACACCCGTATTACTGCACCAGTCAGCGGCCGGATTTCACGAGCTGAAGTCACCGTTGGTAATGTAGTTTCTGCAGGTAACGGCGCACAGGTTTTAACAAGTTTAGTGTCTGTATCACGCCTATACGCATCTTTCGATGTTGATGAACAAACTTACCTGAAATATATCAGTAATCAGCGCAATTCTTCGCAAGTACCTGTCTATATGGGACTTGCCAATGAAACAGGCTTTACTCGCGAAGGTACAATCAACTCAATCGATAACAACCTGAATACAACCTCAGGTACGATCCGTGTTCGCGCAACTTTTGACAATCCAAACGGTGTTTTATTACCAGGCCTATATGCACGAATTCGTTTAGGTGGAGGCCAACCTCGACCAGCGATTCTGATTAGTCCAACCGCGGTTGGTGTCGACCAAGATAAACGTTTTGTCGTAGTAGTTGATGCGAAAAATCAAACTGCTTATCGCGAAGTAAAACTCGGTGCCCAACAAGATGGCTTGCAAATCGTAAATAGCGGATTACAAGCGGGTGATCGTATTGTAGTGAATGGTTTACAACGGATTCGTCCGGGTGACCCTGTTACACCGCATCTCGTTCCTATGCCAAATTCACAAATCACTGCTAACGCTACTCCTCCTCAACCTCAGCCAACAGATAAAACATCAACTCCGGCAAAAGGTTAATCACATATGAATATTTCTAAATTTTTTATTGATCGGCCGATCTTTGCTGGTGTGCTATCAGTCTTGATTTTACTCGCCGGTCTCCTTTCGGTATTTCAGTTACCGATTTCTGAATATCCGGAGGTTGTTCCACCATCTGTGGTGGTACGTGCCCAATATCCGGGTGCAAACCCAAAAGTGATTGCTGAAACGGTTGCTTCTCCGCTCGAAGAGTCAATCAACGGCGTCGAAGACATGCTGTATATGCAATCTCAAGCAAACAGCGACGGTAACCTAACCATTACGGTGAACTTTAAGCTCGGTATCGACCCAGACAAAGCCCAACAATTGGTTCAAAACCGTGTATCTCAGGCCATGCCCCGTTTACCTGAAGATGTACAGCGCTTAGGTGTAACCACACTAAAAAGCTCACCTACTTTAACTATGGTAGTGCATCTGACCTCACCAGATAATCGCTATGACATGACCTACTTACGTAACTATGCGGTGCTCAACGTAAAAGACCGTTTGGCACGTTTACAAGGTGTAGGTGAAGTCGGTTTATTTGGTTCTGGTGACTACGCGATGCGCGTATGGCTCGACCCGCAAAAAGTAGCGCAGCGTAACCTCACCGCGACCGAAATTGTGAATGCAATCCGTGAACAAAATATTCAGGTTGCAGCGGGTACAATCGGTGCATCACCAAGTAATTCACCTTTACAGCTTTCGGTCAATGCTCAAGGTCGTTTAACCACTGAACAAGAATTTGCAGATATTATTTTAAAAACTGCTCCCGACGGTGCAGTCACCCGATTGGGTGATGTTGCTCGTGTTGAACTTGCAGCCTCTCAATATGGCTTACGTTCATTGCTTGATAATAAACAAGCGGTCGCGATTCCAATTTTCCAAGCACCGGGTGCGAATGCTTTACAAGTTTCCGATCAAGTGCGTAGCACAATGAAGGAGCTTTCAAAAGATTTTCCATCTTCAATTAAATACGACATTGTTTATGACCCGACTCAATTCGTACGGGCCAGTATTAAAGCGGTCGTTCATACCTTACTTGAAGCAATTGCACTGGTTGTTGTGGTTGTTATTTTATTCTTACAAACATGGCGCGCCTCAATCATTCCATTGCTTGCCGTACCGGTTTCAATTATTGGTACATTCGCGCTCATGCTCGCTTTTGGTTACTCAATCAATGCGCTATCACTGTTCGGGATGGTACTTGCCATCGGTATTGTGGTCGATGACGCGATTGTGGTCGTCGAAAATGTCGAGAGGAATATTGAAGCAGGCTTAAACCCAAGAGAGGCGACTTACCGTGCCATGCGAGAAGTCAGTGGACCGATTATTGCCATTGCTTTAACACTTGTTGCAGTATTCGTACCTCTTGCCTTTATGACAGGCTTAACAGGGCAATTCTATAAACAATTTGCCATGACCATTGCCATTTCAACGGTTATTTCGGCATTTAACTCGCTTACCCTATCTCCTGCTTTGGCAGCGCTGTTACTGAAAGGACATGATGCTAAACCGGATGCCTTAACACGTATTATGAATCGTGTATTCGGACGTTTCTTTGCACTGTTTAACCGTGTGTTTTCACGTGCTTCAGACCGTTATAGTCAAGGCGTCAGCCGTGTCATTTCCCATAAAGCTTCTGCAATGGGTGTCTATGCAGCACTCTTAGGTTTAACCGTTGGTATTTCCTATATTGTTCCAGGTGGTTTCGTTCCTGCGCAGGACAAACAATATTTAATTAGCTTTGCGCAGCTACCAAACGGCGCATCATTAGATCGTACCGAAGCAGTCATCCGTAAAATGAGTGATACTGCGCTTAAACAACCTGGTGTAGAAAGTGCGGTTGCCTTTCCCGGCCTATCAATTAACGGTTTCACCAATAGCTCGAGTGCCGGTATTGTCTTTGTGACCTTAAAGCCATTCGATGAACGTAAGGCTAAAGACTTATCTGCAAATGCTATTGCAGGTGCGCTCAACCAGAAATATTCAGCTATTCAAGATGCCTATATCGCAGTTTTCCCACCACCACCAGTGATGGGCTTAGGTACTATGGGCGGCTTTAAACTGCAACTTGAAGACCGAGGTGCCTTAGGCTATTCAGCCTTGAATGATGCTGCACAAAACTTTATGAAAGCAGCACAATCAGCCCCTGAACTTGGCCCAATGTTCTCAAGTTATCAAATTAACGTACCTCAACTGAATGTAGATCTGGACCGTGTAAAAGCTAAACAGCAAGGCGTTGCTGTGACAGATGTTTTCAACACTATGCAGATTTATTTAGGTTCTCAGTACGTTAACGACTTTAACCGTTTTGGACGTGTTTATCAGGTTCGTGCACAAGCCGATGCGCCTTTCCGTGCTAACCCTGAAGATATTTTGCAGCTTAAAACCCGTAATAGTGCCGGACAAATGGTGCCATTATCTTCTTTGGTGAATGTAACTCAAACCTATGGTCCTGAAATGGTCGTTCGTTATAACGGTTACACATCAGCAGATATTAACGGCGGCCCTGCCCCAGGTTATTCATCTAGCCAAGCAGAAGCTGCGGTTGAACGTATTGCTGCACAAACTCTACCGCGTGGTATCAAGTTTGAATGGACAGATTTAACTTACCAAAAAATCTTGGCTGGTAATGCTGGACTTTGGGTATTCCCAATTAGCGTATTACTCGTGTTCTTGGTTTTAGCTGCTCAATATGAAAGCTTAACCCTACCATTAGCAGTTATCTTAATTGTACCAATGGGAATCTTAGCGGCTCTGACAGGTGTATGGTTGACAGCTGGAGATAACAACATCTTTACCCAAATCGGTCTAATGGTACTGGTCGGGCTAGCCTGTAAAAATGCCATTTTGATTGTCGAATTTGCGAGGGAACTTGAAATGCAAGGCGCGACTGCCTTTAAAGCAGCCGTTGAAGCAAGTCGTCTACGTTTACGCCCAATTTTAATGACCTCTATTGCATTTATTATGGGTGTAGTGCCACTGGTTACTTCAACTGGCGCAGGTTCTGAAATGCGACATGCGATGGGTGTTGCCGTATTCTTCGGCATGATCGGTGTAACATTCTTTGGTTTATTCCTCACCCCGGCCTTTTACGTTCTGATTCGTAGCCTCAACAGCAAACATAAACTGCATTCTGCGGCAGTTCATGAAGCGCCATTAGCTAGCCCACACGATCATTAAGGAGGACATTTGGTGATTACATCAAAACAAAACTGGTTGTTGTCCTCACTCATGGGAAGCCTGCTTCTTGCAGGCTGCTCATTGGCCCCAGAATATCAACCTGCAAAAGTTATAGTGCCAGTCAAATTCAAAGAATCTGACCCCAAACTTGAAGATAATAACTGGAAGATTGCCCAACCTGCCGATCAGCAAACTCGTGGTGAATGGTGGCGCATTTACAATGATGCTCAACTGAATGAACTTGAACAGCAAGCTATCGCAGGCAATCAGAACCTAAAAGCGGTGGCAGCAAATATTCAGGCTTCACGTGCATTACGTTCGGCAGCTCAAGCTGAACGCTTACCAAGTATTGATGCCGGATTTGGGCCAACTCGCCAAAAGCCGTCTCCGGCTTCACTCGGTTTAGATGACAATGCACATACTTCGGCTCAAACCTTATGGCGCGCTCAAGCCAATGTTTCATATGAGCTCGATTTATTTGGTCGTGTAGCAAGTAGTGTCAACGCAGCAACAGCGGATCTACAGCAACAAGAGGCTCTATATCAGTCAGCACTTTTAGCTCTACAAGCGGATGTAGCTCAAGGTTATTTTCTGATACGTCAACTTGATACCGAACAAGCAATTTATAACCGTACAATCAAATTGCTAGGTGAAACACGAGATTTAATGCAGCTTCGTTTTAAAAACGGACTTGGCAGTGAATTAGATGTTTCTCGCGCACAAACCGAACTTGCTACCGCACAAACCACTGCCCTAAATATTGCTCGTAACAGAGCCAGTGCAGAACATGCGCTTGCAGTCTTATTAGGAAAACCACCAGCAGACTTTAACTTGGCAGTTCAACCTTTAACTGCAAATAGTATCCGTCTCCCTGCCGGTTTGCCGTCAACTTTACTTGAAAGACGACCCGATATTGCGGCTGCAGAGCGTGCAATGGCAGCAGATAATGCGCGTATTGGAATTGCTCGTGCAGCATTTTTCCCAAAACTCAGTCTTACAGGAGCTTTAGGTTATGAATCTTCAAGTTTAAGCGAGTTGGGCAAATGGTCGAGTCGGACTTTTTTACTAGGACCTGTCGCCGGTACTATTTTGTCGTTACCTTTATTTGATGGTGGACAACGTAAAGCAGGCGTTGCTCAAGCAAGAGCGGCTTATGAGGAAAGCGTCGCCAACTATAGACAAACTGTACTAAATGCATTTCGCGAAGTTGAAAATGGTTTATCTGATCAAAGAATTCTCGATCAGCAAATTCAGGCTCAAAACCAAGCACTCTCCTCTTCTCGTCATGCCAATCAACTTTCTCATTTACGTTATCGAGAAGGTGCTATTAGCTATCTTGATGTCATTGATTCTGACCGCACTATTTTGCAACAAGAACAATTAGCAGCTCAGCTGAAAGGTAACCAAATCATTGCAAGCATTAATTTAATCCGTGCTTTAGGGGGCGGTTGGAGTAGTTAATAAAAAAAGCGCCTTACGGCGCTTTTTTTATATACACAAATTATTTTGCATATACAGGGAATTTTGCACAAACAGCTTCAACTTTTGCTTTCACATCAGCAATAACTTTTTCGTCACCTTTGCTATCAATCACGTCAGCGATCCAACCAGCAAGTTCACGAACTTCAGCTTCACCAAAACCACGAGTTGTTACTGCCGGAGTACCGATACGGATACCAGAAGTCACAAATGGAGAACGTGGGTCATTTGGAACTGAGTTTTTGTTCACAGTAATGTGAGCAGCACCTAACCAAGCGTCTGCATCTTTACCAGTTACGTCTTGTTTGATTAAAGATAACAAGAATAAGTGGTTGTCTGTACCGCCAGAAACAACATCATAACCACGAGCGATGAATACTTCAGCCATCGCTTGAGCATTTTTCACAACTTGTTGTTGGTAAGCTTTAAAGTCGTCAGACATTGCTTCTTTGAAGCAGATTGCTTTAGCAGCAATCGCATGCATTAATGGACCGCCTTGGTTACCAGGGAATACAGCTGATTGAAGTTTTTTCTCGATTTCTTCATTCGCTTTCGCAAGGATTAAACCAGAACGTGGACCACGAAGCGTTTTGTGAGTCGTCGTTGTTGTTACGTCAGCAATTTGAACTGGGTTTGGATATACACCAGCAGCAACAAGACCAGCAACGTGAGCCATATCAACAAAAAGGTAAGCACCAACTTTGTCCGCGATGTCACGGAAACGTTGCCAATCCACAACACGGCTATAAGCAGAGAAACCAGCAACGATCATACGTGGCTTGTGTTCCAATGCTAAACGTTCAACTTCTTCGTAATCAATCTCACCAGTTTCAGCATTTAGACCATACTGAACAGCGTTATACGTTTTACCAGAGAAGCTAACTTTTGCACCGTGAGTCAAGTGACCACCGTGAGCCAAGCTCATACCTAAAACTGTATCGCCTGGGTTAAGAAGCGCTAGATAAACAGCAGAGTTAGCTTGTGAGCCAGCGTGTGGTTGAACGTTTGCGTAATCTGCACCAAAAAGTTCTTTAGCACGGTCAATCGCCATTTGCTCAATAACATCTACAAATTCGCAACCGCCATAATAGCGTTTGCCAGGATAACCTTCTGCGTATTTGTTCGTAAGTTTTGATCCTTGCGCTTCCATTACCGCAGGAGAGCAATAGTTTTCAGATGCAATTAACTCGATATGTGCTTCTTGACGCTCATCTTCAGAAGCAATTGCTTGAGCTAATTCTGGATCAAATTCAGAAATGGAAATATTGGCAAACATTAGCGGGGGTCCTATAAATTAGGGCTTTTAAGCCGTGCTAAGATTGCGGCATATTGTAGCATGAACTTTATAATTAAACAGAATGAAGTTAGCTCAGTTTTAAATAAAAATGGCTCAAGTTTTATAAAAAATGAGCCATTGTTTATAAATCAATTAAAAAGCTCGTTTAAAGCTTATATTTTAAATTTATCCATCGTTAATTTTAGCTTACAACAATATTAAAAAAGTATTAAATATCAATAGCTCTACTGAGCTACCAGTAAAGACTGAACATTTCCAACAATATTATCTACATTACTACTCATCGCCGTCCCATGATCCCAGTTACCCGTCACATAACTATTAATTTTAGTACCTACGACAGTGGCATTAGATATCAAGATATCCGTTGCTACTTTAGGTACTGTCGAATCTGCTAAACCCTGATAGATAATGATTGGTGTCGTAACTTTTACTTGTAACGGCTGCGAATCTTTATCTAAAAATGTTTTAACTAACGGTACAGCCATAAAGTTAGGCTGTGTGCGGGTATAACCGTCAAGTGTTCCATTATGTTCTGTAACATACTGAGTCATACCCGCTCCAAAGGCCTGTCCTAATGGTCCAGAACAAATTGTTTCCGCTTGTTGGGCAATACTTGAAATTTGTGGAGTAAATACTTGTGGATAATCAAAAGTGGGTTGTGTGTTGCGAATACCAGCTGTGACTAAAGCTGTATAAGTGTCAAGTTGAGCATACATTGAGATCTTTTTATCTAGAGTTGCATTCGCAACAGACTGCTCGCCTGCTATTAAAATAAAACCTAAATTAGAAGCAGGCGCTACGGCTACTGTACCTTTATATTCTAGTTGTGCACGGCTCGCATACTGTGCAGCTCCTAATGCAGCATGCCCACCTTGAGAATGACCTACAGTGACCCATTTTTTCGAAGTTAATAAATTACGTTGCGATAAATAATTGCGTGTTGCAACCACTGCATCGGTAATTGAAAAAGCCTCACTTTTAACATTTAAGAAAGGATGTATACCTGGGGTACCCAAACCTTCATAATCAGGTGCCACAACAACATAACCTGCTGCTAATAATTTACTAATTAAATCTTTTGTACTGTCTGCTAAAGCTGCTTTACTTGGCGCACATACATCTGCCACACCCGTAGTGCCATGCGCCCAGACTACAATGGGCCAACCGCCGACTGGTGGTTGAGTGTTTGGTGTAAACACTAGACTTGTTGCCTGCACTTCTTGTCCACTTTGACCTAACATTTTATAAGTTAAAATACTACTTTCTGCGGCAACTGATCCTAAGTTAGTACTTGTATAGGCTTCAACTTTAACAACTGGATTTTGAATATTATTGGTTGGAGTTCCGGATGGATTAGTAGTAGCTGGGCCATCATCACTACTTCCACCTCCACAAGCGACTAAAAATAAACTCGTACTAAGAACGCTCGTCATTAATAGTTTCATTTTCATTGGTATATCTTCCCTTAAATTCCATTTTTGTTGTGCTTTAGTTTTTTAATCAACATTCTCTAATGTCTTAAAAACAATTACGCCTAATCTTAATTTTCCGCAAGTTCTATTCGACAAAATCAATCCCTGAAAAATTCTATTTTTAATATAAATTGTCGTTCTCACCACTTTCCGCCTCACTTCAGGTTTTAAAGTGCGAGGCCAACTGTTAACATTCTTGATTACTCGTAATTGTTTAAAGGGCCGGATATGCAAGCCATTATTTTAGATACAGAAACACATACACTAAATGGTTTGCCTATTGAAATTGCATATGCCCCAATTGAAATTAATGCAGGCAAGCTCACCTTAGATAAAAGCAAATTGTTTGATCAACTTTATCAAGTTGGGACCCCTATCTCTTACGCTGCTATGGCAGTACACCATATATTAGAATCGGATTTAGAAAATCAGCCCCACTATAAAACTTTTAAATTGCCAGACACAACAACTTATATTATTGGCCACAATATTGATTATGATATTGCCGCGATTGCGCGTTGCGGTGTAGATGTTTCTCATATCAAACCAATTTGTACGCTAGCTTTAGCACGTAAAACCTGGCCTGATGCAGAAGCGCATAATATCTCAGCACTGATCTATATGATTTCTCAAGGCAGCAGTAAAGCTCGTGAATTACTCAAAGGTGCTCACCGTGCCGATGCGGATATTATTTTAACTGCCAATATCTTGATGCATATTGTCTATCATTTAAATATTCATGACATTGAAGAGTTGTACCGTGTTTCTGAAGAAGCACGTATTCCCACAACAATTAACTTTGGCAAGCATAAAGGTACAGCTATTGCTGAACTCCCTAAAGACTATATTCAATGGTTATTGCGCCAAGACGAGCTGGACGTTTACCTACGTAAAGCATTAGAAAGTGCATTTTAACGGCCTAAATAGATGATATTCATAAATTCTTCATCATATTGTCATTTTTGAGTTTTATCGTTAGCCCCATTTATATTTTATTAAGAACAGTACTGTTTGATAGAAAAAATCAAACAGGCTGCTTCATTTTTATATTGGGGAAAAATGATGGCTGGTTTTTATCGAACCAATTTGGGAAGAGTCGCGCTTCAACAACGTAATATTGCTTTAAATGCCAAACAAAGACGTTTACTTCTATTAATTGATCATGAAGATTTTCAAAGTCTCAATACGGAGTTTAAAAAACGCATTGCTCCACCAGAACTCATTCAACAACTTATTGACTTAAAGCTTATTGCCCCTATTAGCGAAAACGATTCAGAATTTACTGAACAAATAGCTCTCTCAGAATCACCTACCACGGGTTTAGAAGTAAAAGTGCAACAAAAAAGCACTATAGATGAAAATGAAAGTGCCGATTTGACTGGAGAAATTAAAGTTTCTCTAGAATCATTATGCCATTCTTCAAATATTGAAAATATCCAACCCGTAGTTCCATTTAAACAACTTACTTTTGAAGAAATCCAACAATTAATGAAGCAAAGCTTGAGTCAATACTGTGGACTTATGGCCAAACCACTTATTCAGAAAATAGAACAAATTAAAAATCTTCAAGAACTGAAAATGTGCCAAATGCAATGGATTACCAGTTTGCAAGAGTCAAGGATTCCCCCTCATGAGCTGGCACATACGCTTCACTCTATTAATTATTCAATTCAGCT
The window above is part of the Acinetobacter baumannii genome. Proteins encoded here:
- the adeF gene encoding multidrug efflux RND transporter periplasmic adaptor subunit AdeF; this encodes MSFSRKQFALSAIFVAILATGGSFMLLHENADAKAAPTAAQQAATVDVASVVSKTITDWQEYSGRLEAIDQVDIRPQVSGKLIAVHFKDGSLVKKGDLLFTIDPRPFEAELNRAKAQLASAEAQVTYTASNLSRIQRLIQSNAVSRQELDLAENDARSANANLQAARAAVQSARLNLEYTRITAPVSGRISRAEVTVGNVVSAGNGAQVLTSLVSVSRLYASFDVDEQTYLKYISNQRNSSQVPVYMGLANETGFTREGTINSIDNNLNTTSGTIRVRATFDNPNGVLLPGLYARIRLGGGQPRPAILISPTAVGVDQDKRFVVVVDAKNQTAYREVKLGAQQDGLQIVNSGLQAGDRIVVNGLQRIRPGDPVTPHLVPMPNSQITANATPPQPQPTDKTSTPAKG
- the adeG gene encoding multidrug efflux RND transporter permease subunit AdeG, with amino-acid sequence MNISKFFIDRPIFAGVLSVLILLAGLLSVFQLPISEYPEVVPPSVVVRAQYPGANPKVIAETVASPLEESINGVEDMLYMQSQANSDGNLTITVNFKLGIDPDKAQQLVQNRVSQAMPRLPEDVQRLGVTTLKSSPTLTMVVHLTSPDNRYDMTYLRNYAVLNVKDRLARLQGVGEVGLFGSGDYAMRVWLDPQKVAQRNLTATEIVNAIREQNIQVAAGTIGASPSNSPLQLSVNAQGRLTTEQEFADIILKTAPDGAVTRLGDVARVELAASQYGLRSLLDNKQAVAIPIFQAPGANALQVSDQVRSTMKELSKDFPSSIKYDIVYDPTQFVRASIKAVVHTLLEAIALVVVVVILFLQTWRASIIPLLAVPVSIIGTFALMLAFGYSINALSLFGMVLAIGIVVDDAIVVVENVERNIEAGLNPREATYRAMREVSGPIIAIALTLVAVFVPLAFMTGLTGQFYKQFAMTIAISTVISAFNSLTLSPALAALLLKGHDAKPDALTRIMNRVFGRFFALFNRVFSRASDRYSQGVSRVISHKASAMGVYAALLGLTVGISYIVPGGFVPAQDKQYLISFAQLPNGASLDRTEAVIRKMSDTALKQPGVESAVAFPGLSINGFTNSSSAGIVFVTLKPFDERKAKDLSANAIAGALNQKYSAIQDAYIAVFPPPPVMGLGTMGGFKLQLEDRGALGYSALNDAAQNFMKAAQSAPELGPMFSSYQINVPQLNVDLDRVKAKQQGVAVTDVFNTMQIYLGSQYVNDFNRFGRVYQVRAQADAPFRANPEDILQLKTRNSAGQMVPLSSLVNVTQTYGPEMVVRYNGYTSADINGGPAPGYSSSQAEAAVERIAAQTLPRGIKFEWTDLTYQKILAGNAGLWVFPISVLLVFLVLAAQYESLTLPLAVILIVPMGILAALTGVWLTAGDNNIFTQIGLMVLVGLACKNAILIVEFARELEMQGATAFKAAVEASRLRLRPILMTSIAFIMGVVPLVTSTGAGSEMRHAMGVAVFFGMIGVTFFGLFLTPAFYVLIRSLNSKHKLHSAAVHEAPLASPHDH
- the adeH gene encoding multidrug efflux RND transporter outer membrane subunit AdeH — protein: MITSKQNWLLSSLMGSLLLAGCSLAPEYQPAKVIVPVKFKESDPKLEDNNWKIAQPADQQTRGEWWRIYNDAQLNELEQQAIAGNQNLKAVAANIQASRALRSAAQAERLPSIDAGFGPTRQKPSPASLGLDDNAHTSAQTLWRAQANVSYELDLFGRVASSVNAATADLQQQEALYQSALLALQADVAQGYFLIRQLDTEQAIYNRTIKLLGETRDLMQLRFKNGLGSELDVSRAQTELATAQTTALNIARNRASAEHALAVLLGKPPADFNLAVQPLTANSIRLPAGLPSTLLERRPDIAAAERAMAADNARIGIARAAFFPKLSLTGALGYESSSLSELGKWSSRTFLLGPVAGTILSLPLFDGGQRKAGVAQARAAYEESVANYRQTVLNAFREVENGLSDQRILDQQIQAQNQALSSSRHANQLSHLRYREGAISYLDVIDSDRTILQQEQLAAQLKGNQIIASINLIRALGGGWSS
- the glyA gene encoding serine hydroxymethyltransferase, giving the protein MFANISISEFDPELAQAIASEDERQEAHIELIASENYCSPAVMEAQGSKLTNKYAEGYPGKRYYGGCEFVDVIEQMAIDRAKELFGADYANVQPHAGSQANSAVYLALLNPGDTVLGMSLAHGGHLTHGAKVSFSGKTYNAVQYGLNAETGEIDYEEVERLALEHKPRMIVAGFSAYSRVVDWQRFRDIADKVGAYLFVDMAHVAGLVAAGVYPNPVQIADVTTTTTHKTLRGPRSGLILAKANEEIEKKLQSAVFPGNQGGPLMHAIAAKAICFKEAMSDDFKAYQQQVVKNAQAMAEVFIARGYDVVSGGTDNHLFLLSLIKQDVTGKDADAWLGAAHITVNKNSVPNDPRSPFVTSGIRIGTPAVTTRGFGEAEVRELAGWIADVIDSKGDEKVIADVKAKVEAVCAKFPVYAK
- a CDS encoding alpha/beta hydrolase gives rise to the protein MKMKLLMTSVLSTSLFLVACGGGSSDDGPATTNPSGTPTNNIQNPVVKVEAYTSTNLGSVAAESSILTYKMLGQSGQEVQATSLVFTPNTQPPVGGWPIVVWAHGTTGVADVCAPSKAALADSTKDLISKLLAAGYVVVAPDYEGLGTPGIHPFLNVKSEAFSITDAVVATRNYLSQRNLLTSKKWVTVGHSQGGHAALGAAQYASRAQLEYKGTVAVAPASNLGFILIAGEQSVANATLDKKISMYAQLDTYTALVTAGIRNTQPTFDYPQVFTPQISSIAQQAETICSGPLGQAFGAGMTQYVTEHNGTLDGYTRTQPNFMAVPLVKTFLDKDSQPLQVKVTTPIIIYQGLADSTVPKVATDILISNATVVGTKINSYVTGNWDHGTAMSSNVDNIVGNVQSLLVAQ
- a CDS encoding putative quorum-sensing-regulated virulence factor is translated as MQAIILDTETHTLNGLPIEIAYAPIEINAGKLTLDKSKLFDQLYQVGTPISYAAMAVHHILESDLENQPHYKTFKLPDTTTYIIGHNIDYDIAAIARCGVDVSHIKPICTLALARKTWPDAEAHNISALIYMISQGSSKARELLKGAHRADADIILTANILMHIVYHLNIHDIEELYRVSEEARIPTTINFGKHKGTAIAELPKDYIQWLLRQDELDVYLRKALESAF